One stretch of Cohnella algarum DNA includes these proteins:
- a CDS encoding SAF domain-containing protein, translating into MNSRQQKRVIIASIVGGLALLLLVLAIVFYFQAKQASFEEQLQSEYETRIKEWESREQTAITTVLAASRSIPAGTTLQAGDVKAVEVSTSLESSGSIKEPNAAVGKITKIDLQPNTPLVASMLFEDKPIPRDLRVQEFNVIQLPTNLQKGQFVDVRINFPTGEDFIVLSKKKVRELSGTIVWYEMNETEILMASSAIIDAYLQGAKLYALTYVDPGTQEAAVANYPSNPKVLDLMERDPNILDEAKTALARQLRATLDNNLKAMSDTDKMRVISGSVTVQQQLQNERITTQQNNEFRQSIQQQAQASTGGQNNQAEQTTPNPNEPATPSSVLPSSEPAKETPASTQTPDHVNDSPKTDRLEDVFDQPKTGGS; encoded by the coding sequence ATGAACAGCCGACAACAGAAACGAGTCATTATTGCATCCATTGTCGGAGGATTGGCTCTGCTCCTATTAGTGCTGGCAATTGTGTTCTATTTTCAAGCGAAGCAAGCCAGCTTTGAAGAGCAGCTTCAGTCCGAATACGAAACGAGAATCAAGGAATGGGAGTCGAGGGAACAGACGGCGATAACGACGGTGTTGGCGGCCAGCCGCAGCATTCCGGCTGGAACAACCCTTCAAGCGGGGGATGTTAAAGCGGTGGAGGTGTCGACCTCCCTGGAATCATCCGGAAGCATCAAAGAGCCAAACGCGGCCGTCGGCAAAATCACCAAGATCGATTTGCAGCCGAACACGCCGCTTGTCGCTTCGATGCTGTTTGAAGACAAGCCGATCCCGAGGGATTTAAGGGTGCAGGAATTCAATGTCATCCAGTTGCCGACGAATCTGCAAAAAGGGCAGTTTGTCGATGTACGGATCAACTTCCCGACCGGCGAGGATTTTATCGTCCTCAGCAAAAAGAAAGTCCGGGAACTGTCCGGCACGATCGTTTGGTACGAAATGAACGAAACCGAAATCCTGATGGCTTCCAGCGCCATCATCGACGCCTATCTGCAAGGGGCCAAGCTGTACGCGCTTACCTATGTCGATCCGGGGACTCAGGAAGCGGCGGTTGCCAACTACCCGTCCAACCCGAAGGTGCTAGACCTGATGGAGCGTGATCCGAACATTTTGGATGAAGCGAAAACCGCGCTCGCCCGCCAGCTTCGCGCAACGCTGGATAACAATCTGAAAGCGATGAGCGACACGGACAAAATGAGGGTGATCAGCGGCAGCGTCACCGTTCAGCAGCAGCTGCAAAATGAGCGGATTACGACACAGCAAAACAATGAATTCCGGCAGAGCATTCAGCAGCAGGCACAAGCATCAACCGGCGGACAAAACAATCAAGCTGAACAAACAACGCCGAATCCAAATGAACCTGCAACACCGTCAAGTGTGCTGCCTTCGTCCGAACCAGCAAAGGAAACGCCGGCATCGACTCAGACACCGGACCATGTCAACGATTCGCCCAAGACGGATCGGCTCGAAGATGTGTTTGATCAGCCGAAGACCGGCGGCTCATAA
- a CDS encoding DUF5704 domain-containing protein — MEGIKQNDQLYLYAIMIVTQNGNKIGGPYYTLDGIKKAQPWAHPDDLDDYYGVPVTYDSPDFPVDIVCKTETGAVIPDPACTFHKGDYKAGEEIEHTFEETFESGGKSYEIVRSYFVSKNNPGNKKFVREKGQENLLDRHISVYLSGADIIAEYKEQDNPVKAIYQKEDGTKLKETDKGKYATGAEATHTFEQQITDNGQTYEIIRSYIINNDKPDTKQFIQEKGDPKLRERSITVAAGGSNFVGIYKIPSSVNVTSRIEAPDTVDKTVAEVDGDFVFEAEALKNLKSYEITDIRNAALAQDSDKTGPLTGTSASKTIPIKIPFSSGSSVTVQMTVVVKDVDGNTGDSTTDHTVRKSDGGDTTPGDSRQAEVMDPGATGVIRADQRGAEKFDVLKGIPTSESLYVNALSKAYLYRNEFVEISGTQQYPIQVSKTYTLTWTETRSGPPDADGNPTTITVPRSDTQTVTKSYTIERKYSYWVINRLEVYGIQKATFANYALPSGTVTVQPNVYTPPNVSAAHDASLDAHITHPIYSNVTLPGQTISGGSSRPSVPNKDWKSEAEKAIGKIKVKNDSLVFNGTTVMDNRTVEEQAPAPGAIPAPPMIGQDVLYEKGYVIDSGKVNKANQPSSGTIFYSLVKGINGGENKTFPINGINTVTVHTPVVNYASVSDDKAHNQKTQPTAGRSALILDRPFTVTVPTSGQHRDIPGYGNRDYAKYTKDKQVWFPFDVYNADKSTFIPKETWTSIPVGQAQMTFFLPVWVDEGNYDVLFRTFAENSPPSSFGTQMNANMEVANHVATQVVPVEVIGRLYDFRITDIADYNWETVFRTQKDSAAPTGNAYWVGTKGIDGAARGNQPPFVLPVRQGSHPEAGKKNVAVKTGYHFKFDVKTKGNMFGSGDGIRITPTFYFVDSKGKNRQEVDLYYNSGKKKFIRIGSSDDAERRNITLDARLRNVPQQELINTANSLWSLNGGSGTKQAYINQYLKDVNKPTYVGGYDIMLLPPQLRTFLGSMNVPSGVDAARANASVQKWYGEYSLPAAPYVVPKGFNLAEYGRTNRLDDSSPIFLKDGFIIVNFNIETIRNRDLNNPHLQYIYGPLDNQWQMEGFQRSFTDPYGVTFQLKDGDIVFYHANLSSYDDFGTGGTH; from the coding sequence TTGGAAGGCATCAAGCAGAATGATCAACTTTATCTATATGCCATCATGATTGTCACGCAAAACGGAAACAAAATCGGAGGGCCTTACTATACGCTGGACGGAATCAAGAAGGCGCAGCCATGGGCGCATCCTGACGATCTGGACGATTATTATGGCGTTCCGGTGACGTATGACAGTCCGGATTTTCCGGTCGATATCGTCTGTAAAACCGAAACGGGCGCCGTTATTCCGGATCCGGCGTGCACATTCCATAAAGGCGACTATAAAGCCGGGGAAGAGATCGAGCATACGTTCGAGGAAACATTCGAGTCAGGCGGCAAGTCGTATGAAATCGTCAGGTCGTATTTCGTATCCAAAAACAATCCGGGGAATAAAAAGTTCGTTCGGGAAAAGGGACAGGAAAATCTGCTCGACCGGCACATCAGTGTGTATTTAAGCGGAGCCGACATCATCGCCGAATACAAGGAACAGGACAATCCGGTCAAAGCCATTTACCAGAAAGAAGACGGCACTAAGCTGAAGGAAACGGACAAGGGTAAGTACGCGACCGGGGCGGAGGCCACCCATACCTTTGAACAGCAAATCACCGATAACGGCCAAACCTACGAAATTATCCGGTCGTATATTATCAACAACGATAAACCGGACACGAAGCAATTTATTCAGGAAAAAGGGGACCCGAAGCTTCGGGAACGATCGATCACCGTAGCGGCAGGCGGCTCCAACTTTGTCGGCATCTATAAAATCCCCTCCTCGGTGAATGTCACCTCCCGGATTGAAGCGCCGGATACGGTGGACAAGACGGTTGCCGAAGTGGACGGGGATTTTGTTTTTGAAGCCGAAGCGCTAAAAAATCTGAAATCGTACGAAATCACGGATATCCGAAATGCTGCGCTTGCACAAGACAGCGACAAAACCGGACCGCTCACCGGCACATCAGCCAGCAAAACGATCCCCATCAAAATCCCGTTTTCTTCCGGTTCCAGTGTGACGGTGCAAATGACTGTCGTCGTCAAAGATGTGGACGGGAATACCGGCGACTCCACAACGGACCATACGGTACGCAAATCGGATGGCGGAGATACGACTCCAGGCGATTCCAGGCAGGCAGAAGTCATGGATCCGGGCGCAACAGGCGTCATCAGGGCGGATCAGCGCGGCGCAGAGAAATTCGATGTGCTGAAAGGAATCCCGACCTCCGAAAGCCTGTATGTGAATGCCTTGTCGAAAGCGTATTTGTACCGGAATGAGTTTGTCGAAATATCCGGCACGCAGCAGTATCCGATTCAAGTGAGCAAAACGTACACGCTGACCTGGACAGAAACACGTTCCGGTCCTCCGGATGCGGATGGCAATCCGACTACGATAACCGTGCCCCGCTCGGACACGCAGACGGTGACCAAAAGCTATACGATCGAACGCAAATACAGCTATTGGGTCATCAACCGCCTTGAAGTATACGGCATTCAAAAAGCGACATTTGCCAACTATGCGCTGCCATCGGGAACGGTCACCGTTCAGCCGAACGTTTACACCCCGCCGAATGTTTCTGCGGCCCACGATGCTTCGCTGGATGCGCATATTACCCATCCGATCTACTCGAATGTGACGCTTCCGGGTCAGACCATTTCCGGAGGTTCCAGCCGTCCATCCGTTCCGAACAAGGATTGGAAAAGCGAGGCCGAGAAGGCGATTGGCAAGATCAAGGTGAAAAACGATTCGCTCGTCTTCAATGGAACGACGGTGATGGATAACCGGACGGTAGAGGAACAGGCTCCGGCGCCGGGAGCGATTCCGGCCCCGCCGATGATCGGACAGGATGTGCTGTACGAAAAAGGCTACGTGATCGATTCCGGCAAGGTAAACAAAGCCAACCAGCCAAGCTCGGGCACGATATTCTATTCACTCGTCAAAGGCATTAACGGCGGGGAGAATAAAACTTTTCCGATCAACGGGATCAACACCGTTACCGTGCATACACCGGTAGTCAACTATGCCTCCGTTTCGGACGACAAGGCGCATAACCAAAAGACGCAACCGACTGCCGGGCGATCGGCGCTCATTTTGGACCGGCCGTTTACCGTAACGGTGCCAACCAGCGGACAGCACCGGGACATTCCAGGTTACGGCAACCGGGACTATGCGAAGTACACGAAAGACAAGCAGGTCTGGTTCCCGTTTGACGTGTACAACGCCGACAAATCGACGTTCATTCCGAAAGAAACGTGGACGTCCATTCCGGTCGGACAGGCTCAAATGACGTTCTTCCTGCCGGTATGGGTCGACGAAGGCAACTATGACGTGCTGTTCCGCACCTTTGCGGAAAACAGCCCGCCGTCCTCTTTTGGCACACAGATGAACGCCAATATGGAGGTGGCCAATCACGTCGCCACGCAGGTTGTTCCGGTGGAGGTCATTGGCCGTCTCTATGATTTCCGCATCACCGACATCGCAGATTACAATTGGGAAACGGTATTCCGGACGCAAAAGGACAGCGCAGCGCCAACCGGAAATGCCTATTGGGTCGGTACGAAGGGGATTGACGGCGCGGCGCGGGGCAACCAGCCTCCGTTCGTGCTGCCGGTTCGTCAGGGCAGCCACCCGGAAGCCGGGAAGAAAAACGTGGCCGTGAAAACGGGGTATCATTTCAAGTTTGACGTCAAAACGAAAGGGAATATGTTCGGCTCGGGCGACGGCATTCGTATTACACCGACCTTCTATTTTGTGGACAGCAAGGGCAAGAACCGGCAGGAAGTTGATCTCTACTACAACTCCGGGAAAAAGAAGTTTATCCGGATCGGGTCGAGCGACGATGCGGAGCGGCGCAATATTACGCTGGATGCACGGCTGAGAAATGTGCCGCAGCAGGAGCTGATCAACACGGCAAACTCGCTGTGGAGTTTGAACGGCGGTTCCGGCACGAAGCAGGCGTATATTAACCAGTACCTGAAAGACGTCAATAAACCGACCTACGTCGGAGGATATGACATTATGCTGCTGCCGCCCCAGCTCCGGACGTTCTTAGGCAGCATGAACGTCCCGTCCGGCGTCGATGCGGCGCGCGCCAACGCTTCGGTGCAGAAGTGGTACGGAGAATACAGTCTGCCCGCCGCGCCGTATGTCGTGCCGAAAGGATTCAACCTGGCTGAGTACGGGCGCACGAACCGGCTGGATGATAGTTCGCCCATTTTCCTGAAGGACGGATTTATCATTGTCAACTTCAACATCGAGACGATCCGAAACCGGGATTTGAACAACCCGCATTTGCAGTACATCTATGGACCGCTGGACAATCAGTGGCAAATGGAAGGATTCCAGCGCAGCTTCACTGATCCGTACGGCGTGACGTTTCAGTTGAAGGACGGCGATATCGTTTTTTACCATGCCAACCTGTCCTCGTATGATGACTTCGGTACGGGTGGAACGCATTAG
- a CDS encoding DUF6036 family nucleotidyltransferase → MLSRSAIMNYLEVVNERLKQKGLHGELCLFGGAVMCLVFHSREVTKDIDAVFAPTSEMYTIIKNIADEYNLEPDWLNPAVKGYVSRNHDVRLFKRMSNLAIYAATAEYMFAMKCLAARGFESKDREDIQFLARYLGIRTMNEALAVLEKFYPQNRMPPRSQYVLEELFGNGL, encoded by the coding sequence TTGTTAAGTAGGTCGGCGATCATGAATTATTTGGAAGTGGTAAACGAGAGACTGAAACAGAAAGGGTTGCATGGGGAGCTGTGCCTGTTCGGAGGCGCGGTCATGTGCCTTGTATTCCATAGCCGGGAAGTCACCAAAGATATAGACGCCGTATTTGCGCCGACAAGTGAAATGTATACCATTATCAAAAATATTGCGGACGAATACAATCTGGAGCCGGATTGGTTGAATCCCGCAGTCAAGGGATACGTCTCCCGCAATCATGACGTTCGGCTATTCAAGCGTATGTCCAATCTGGCGATCTACGCGGCTACAGCGGAGTATATGTTTGCCATGAAATGTTTGGCCGCGCGAGGGTTTGAAAGCAAGGATCGGGAGGACATTCAATTTTTGGCGAGGTACTTGGGCATCCGGACGATGAACGAGGCGCTGGCAGTACTTGAGAAATTTTATCCGCAAAATCGGATGCCGCCTAGATCGCAGTATGTGCTGGAAGAACTTTTCGGCAACGGATTATAA
- a CDS encoding stalk domain-containing protein: MKKWVIASLALTMIFGLMTGIASAAVKTPTFVSVVMDGQKIWFPDAQAFIDENNRTLVPVRFVAEKMNAKVGWEPDTMSVPIERGDQRIRLTIGENKALVNDKEVAFDTKTIMSGGRTFVPLRFVSEVLGAEVKWDEATATVHIKTKEDAEGKYDQWGRLIRTTNLPKNAKDYPYILADVPNEMYEMKYPFSHPDVKERSVSAEMYASWPEFKKENIDIWMDRLKAFGALWLNVDYRTIDDTWAEKVAEVQSDGNVGKLKAAREYVDWVKDNQIVIEGYLDPEPSMIYQDGFGGYNVRSKFRIKFNHFKQHKTLVYDTWFPGDMKLENDTWVPNNTPFEKGVWYEGYSDIVMDTNVGGNWGKTLKVSPGASLFFNSIIRKVD, translated from the coding sequence GTGAAAAAATGGGTGATCGCCAGTTTGGCCTTGACAATGATTTTTGGTCTTATGACCGGGATCGCCAGCGCGGCAGTGAAAACCCCGACGTTTGTGAGCGTCGTCATGGACGGACAAAAAATCTGGTTTCCCGATGCGCAGGCTTTCATCGATGAAAACAACCGGACGCTCGTGCCGGTGCGCTTTGTGGCTGAAAAAATGAATGCCAAAGTAGGCTGGGAGCCGGATACGATGTCGGTTCCAATCGAACGGGGCGATCAGCGCATTCGGCTTACTATCGGCGAAAACAAAGCACTCGTCAACGATAAAGAAGTCGCTTTTGACACAAAGACGATCATGAGCGGGGGCAGAACGTTCGTCCCGCTGCGGTTTGTGAGCGAAGTGCTGGGCGCGGAAGTCAAGTGGGACGAAGCTACCGCAACCGTGCACATCAAAACAAAGGAAGATGCCGAGGGAAAGTACGATCAGTGGGGACGCCTGATTCGCACCACCAACCTTCCGAAAAATGCGAAGGACTATCCGTACATTTTGGCTGATGTTCCGAATGAAATGTACGAGATGAAGTACCCGTTTTCCCATCCCGATGTCAAGGAAAGGTCCGTATCGGCGGAGATGTACGCCAGTTGGCCCGAATTCAAGAAAGAAAACATTGACATCTGGATGGATCGGTTAAAAGCATTCGGAGCATTATGGCTCAATGTCGACTACAGGACGATTGATGACACATGGGCTGAGAAGGTGGCTGAGGTGCAGTCGGACGGCAATGTTGGGAAACTGAAAGCAGCTCGGGAATATGTCGATTGGGTAAAGGATAATCAAATTGTGATTGAGGGTTACCTTGATCCGGAACCTTCCATGATATATCAGGATGGATTCGGAGGGTATAACGTTCGGTCAAAGTTCAGGATCAAGTTTAATCATTTCAAACAGCACAAAACACTTGTTTATGATACCTGGTTTCCCGGTGACATGAAATTGGAGAATGACACATGGGTTCCTAACAACACCCCATTTGAAAAGGGAGTTTGGTACGAGGGATATTCGGATATTGTAATGGATACGAACGTCGGAGGAAATTGGGGAAAAACCTTAAAAGTGAGTCCGGGAGCGAGCCTGTTTTTTAATAGTATCATCCGAAAGGTTGATTAA
- a CDS encoding tyrosine-type recombinase/integrase, giving the protein MGGNVVRMFRQNETAYKRRSNELYDSGAFSGAGYRLTWEEAVKLFIQARRAETSSDHTVKFEQSSLECYRRVLQEQEIEAGVYDVTTDFLRNKFIMTMVEKKGYKLNTINNRIKAIKRFFLFLHEEGWIPDNPAAYLKTRKGHQPTIQSFTEEQVIALLKQPDQNTFTGFRDYTMLSLILDTGLRVGEMTKLKMSQVDLKESQLLGVIGKSKRPRDIPFCDEVRKILIRYIKARGDMKSQHFFVTLDGRPLGVRSFQEALRQYGKDAGITNVRVSPHTLRHTFAKMYIMHDGDPYSLQDILGHTSQDMVKKYVNLWRPEMRDKHTKSSPMRHLYRDGLL; this is encoded by the coding sequence ATGGGCGGAAATGTAGTACGCATGTTTCGGCAAAACGAAACCGCGTACAAACGGCGCAGTAATGAATTGTACGATTCCGGCGCGTTTTCCGGGGCCGGTTACCGGCTGACCTGGGAGGAAGCCGTAAAATTGTTTATCCAAGCCCGCCGCGCGGAAACATCAAGCGATCATACAGTTAAGTTCGAACAAAGCAGTTTGGAATGCTACCGCCGAGTCTTGCAGGAACAGGAGATTGAGGCAGGTGTTTATGACGTCACGACAGATTTCCTGCGAAACAAGTTTATTATGACGATGGTGGAGAAGAAAGGCTACAAGCTCAACACCATCAACAACCGGATCAAGGCGATCAAGCGTTTCTTTTTATTTCTTCATGAGGAGGGCTGGATCCCGGACAACCCGGCGGCATACCTGAAAACACGGAAAGGCCACCAGCCAACCATTCAGTCTTTTACGGAGGAACAAGTCATCGCTTTGCTGAAGCAACCGGACCAAAATACGTTCACCGGTTTCCGGGATTATACCATGCTGTCCTTGATTCTCGATACGGGACTGCGCGTCGGGGAAATGACTAAGCTGAAAATGAGCCAGGTTGACTTGAAGGAAAGTCAGTTACTAGGCGTCATAGGAAAGAGCAAAAGGCCGCGCGACATTCCGTTTTGCGATGAGGTGCGCAAAATCTTGATCCGCTATATCAAGGCAAGGGGCGATATGAAATCGCAACACTTTTTTGTCACACTTGATGGCCGGCCGCTCGGCGTCCGGTCGTTCCAGGAAGCCCTTCGCCAGTATGGGAAAGACGCAGGTATTACCAACGTGCGGGTCAGTCCGCACACACTGAGACATACCTTCGCCAAAATGTACATCATGCATGACGGGGATCCCTACAGCCTGCAGGACATCCTCGGCCACACGTCGCAAGATATGGTCAAAAAATACGTGAACCTGTGGCGGCCGGAAATGAGAGATAAGCACACAAAATCGTCGCCGATGCGGCATTTGTACCGGGATGGTTTGTTGTAA
- a CDS encoding ATPase, T2SS/T4P/T4SS family → MLGLLNGLLILMLLLLSAALLYFRMSGRKPEKLPEERVYSVDAMTAYVKQALHDLTSSNLYDLGLSEEEFRRRKNKRAELKKALRGCTSGDLRDKAYVKQFLYDLLLQTYQLDEGNINRIIPFDDPYELSPQDQFEILLHLYKKRYRQDALGELIRKYELDRPKLGIEDGQTESYRITAEEIHDIYKKEARRLHFEDKLRIVVQRIYQQYKGFSVVDEIRDMKIDGVSAGVSGLPPSVWEGEWEFQADALLREVPKSHDSVWIFYKGKSIHLSFLSFGTEQELKRVCQNIYKHNYPGQLSEANGFKVNEMADGSRVVVLRPRFSESWAFFVRKFDVQSAALEQLIRDDNAQLPIGLIAFLVKGARITAITGAQGSGKTTLLMAMVKFISATFTIRVQEMSFELHLRKIYKDRNILSFRETETISGQDGLDIQKKTDGTVNILGEVATDPVAAWMIQMTQVASLFTLFTHHAKTFRDLVYSLRNSLLKTGVFTNEKVAEQQVISVINFDIHLKRDVNGHRYIERITECVPLDQETDYPVPYRQMDKLEDKMAAFMDTAVEYFRRSTDRKLYEARNVIEFRDGKYVAAHPISDQNVKEMREHMSEPDRAAFAAFLEANWGERNGA, encoded by the coding sequence ATGCTGGGGCTGTTGAACGGCTTGCTCATCCTCATGCTTCTCCTGCTCTCGGCCGCGCTGCTGTACTTCCGCATGAGCGGGCGCAAGCCGGAGAAGCTGCCGGAGGAACGGGTCTACTCCGTTGACGCGATGACTGCGTACGTGAAACAGGCGCTGCATGACCTGACGAGCAGCAACCTGTATGATCTCGGTTTATCCGAAGAGGAATTCCGGCGCCGGAAAAACAAGCGGGCGGAACTGAAGAAGGCGCTGCGCGGCTGCACATCCGGGGATTTGCGGGACAAAGCGTATGTGAAGCAGTTTTTATACGATCTTCTTTTACAGACGTATCAACTGGACGAGGGGAATATCAACCGGATCATCCCATTCGACGATCCGTACGAGCTTTCACCGCAGGATCAGTTCGAGATTTTGCTGCATCTGTACAAGAAACGGTACCGTCAAGATGCGCTCGGCGAACTGATTCGCAAATACGAGCTGGACCGGCCCAAGCTCGGGATAGAGGATGGGCAAACCGAATCGTACCGGATCACCGCCGAGGAAATCCATGATATTTATAAAAAGGAAGCCAGGCGGCTGCATTTCGAGGACAAGCTGCGAATCGTGGTGCAGCGTATTTACCAGCAATACAAAGGCTTCAGCGTCGTGGATGAAATCCGGGATATGAAAATCGACGGCGTGTCGGCCGGTGTGTCCGGTTTGCCGCCTTCCGTGTGGGAGGGGGAATGGGAGTTTCAGGCCGACGCGCTGCTGCGCGAAGTGCCGAAGTCCCACGACAGCGTTTGGATTTTTTACAAAGGGAAATCCATCCATCTGAGCTTCCTTTCCTTTGGCACGGAGCAAGAACTGAAGCGTGTCTGCCAGAACATTTACAAGCATAACTATCCCGGCCAATTGTCGGAAGCGAACGGTTTCAAGGTGAATGAGATGGCCGACGGCTCCCGCGTCGTGGTGCTTCGCCCCCGGTTTTCGGAATCGTGGGCTTTTTTTGTGCGCAAATTCGATGTGCAGAGCGCCGCGCTGGAACAGCTCATCCGGGACGACAATGCCCAGCTCCCCATCGGCCTGATTGCCTTTCTGGTTAAAGGCGCACGGATTACTGCTATTACTGGTGCACAGGGGAGCGGGAAAACGACGCTTCTGATGGCGATGGTCAAGTTCATTTCCGCGACCTTTACGATTCGGGTGCAGGAAATGAGCTTCGAGCTTCACTTGCGGAAAATCTACAAGGATCGCAATATCCTCAGTTTCCGCGAGACGGAAACCATTTCCGGGCAGGACGGGCTGGACATCCAGAAAAAGACGGACGGCACCGTAAACATTCTCGGCGAGGTGGCGACAGATCCGGTCGCGGCGTGGATGATCCAGATGACGCAGGTCGCCTCGCTGTTCACGCTTTTTACCCACCATGCCAAAACATTCCGCGACCTCGTCTATTCGCTTAGGAACTCGCTGCTGAAGACCGGCGTGTTTACGAACGAAAAGGTCGCCGAGCAGCAGGTGATCAGCGTCATCAATTTCGACATTCATCTGAAACGCGATGTGAACGGGCACCGCTACATTGAGCGGATTACCGAATGCGTCCCGCTAGACCAGGAGACGGATTATCCCGTTCCATACCGGCAGATGGACAAGCTCGAAGACAAGATGGCAGCGTTTATGGATACGGCTGTCGAATATTTCCGGCGTTCTACCGACCGAAAGCTGTACGAAGCGCGGAATGTGATCGAATTCCGGGATGGCAAGTATGTGGCGGCGCATCCGATATCGGACCAGAACGTGAAAGAGATGCGGGAGCACATGTCGGAACCGGATCGCGCGGCATTCGCAGCGTTCCTAGAGGCGAATTGGGGTGAGCGTAATGGAGCTTAA
- a CDS encoding DUF6809 family protein: protein MDGVPPWLIAAFRKRIDVLGQRMRMHPRHSTAWKEVSELFEQLKETFSEEQHRQFVEWEDRFSFQESIEKEEMYVRGFLDGFHMYASLDELIRQIPVDERFGNANPPQ, encoded by the coding sequence GTGGATGGTGTACCTCCATGGTTGATCGCGGCTTTCCGGAAACGAATTGATGTGCTCGGCCAGCGCATGCGTATGCATCCAAGACATAGTACGGCATGGAAAGAAGTGTCCGAGTTGTTTGAACAGCTCAAGGAAACGTTCTCCGAAGAACAACACCGCCAGTTTGTGGAATGGGAGGACCGTTTTAGTTTTCAAGAGTCCATAGAAAAAGAGGAGATGTACGTACGCGGGTTTCTGGACGGGTTTCACATGTATGCCAGTCTAGATGAATTGATCCGCCAGATTCCTGTCGATGAAAGGTTCGGTAATGCGAATCCACCCCAATGA
- a CDS encoding putative iron-sulfur cluster-binding metallochaperone — MDCCAPSNYTEEVRTNCPSCKNKGKNVQLITLKSLLKASALETIVPDTSYFFCPNSSCSTVYFSGDHLQSFTEDNMKVPVYQKNLGMDVPVCYCFNWTRERLLQAATTDQQPADRIKAHVQAGRCGCEVNNPQGVCCLGNVNAFVRGLNEV, encoded by the coding sequence ATGGATTGTTGCGCACCTTCAAATTACACTGAAGAGGTTAGAACAAACTGCCCTTCGTGCAAGAATAAAGGCAAGAACGTACAACTGATAACTCTAAAGTCGCTGCTTAAGGCTTCGGCTCTAGAAACTATCGTACCCGACACCTCCTACTTCTTCTGTCCAAACTCATCTTGCTCTACTGTTTATTTCAGTGGAGACCATTTGCAATCATTCACTGAGGACAACATGAAGGTGCCTGTGTACCAAAAGAACTTGGGCATGGATGTGCCTGTATGTTACTGCTTTAATTGGACGAGAGAGCGCCTTCTTCAAGCGGCAACCACCGACCAACAACCTGCTGATCGAATCAAAGCGCATGTTCAGGCGGGTCGCTGTGGATGCGAAGTAAACAACCCGCAAGGTGTATGTTGCTTAGGCAACGTGAACGCTTTTGTACGGGGTCTCAACGAGGTGTGA
- a CDS encoding DUF7678 domain-containing protein → MSFQEKGPWFMGRLFEGEVDGYFVQAQVFSEPSKYGIAEGRISRLTVYPDRSAGFNRNLANYDRGWDGGPPNDRRIRTVVEKTVSHFDGKSVDWSFEARR, encoded by the coding sequence ATGTCATTTCAAGAGAAGGGTCCATGGTTCATGGGCCGGTTGTTCGAAGGGGAAGTGGACGGATATTTTGTTCAGGCCCAAGTATTTTCAGAACCGTCCAAATACGGGATTGCCGAAGGGCGAATCAGCCGCCTGACTGTGTATCCGGATCGGTCTGCCGGATTCAACCGTAATCTGGCCAACTACGACCGGGGATGGGACGGCGGACCGCCGAACGACCGCCGCATACGCACGGTGGTGGAGAAAACGGTAAGTCATTTTGACGGTAAGAGCGTCGACTGGTCGTTCGAAGCACGGCGATAA